A stretch of Castanea sativa cultivar Marrone di Chiusa Pesio chromosome 2, ASM4071231v1 DNA encodes these proteins:
- the LOC142624538 gene encoding major allergen Pru ar 1-like, which yields MGVITYETETTSIIAPAKLFEAFVLDGDNLIPKVAPHAIESAEIIEGNGGPGTIKKITFGEGSQFKYVKHRIDEIDHVNFTYCYSVIEGDALSEVLEKISYEIKIVSSPDGGSILKSTSKYHTKGEHEIKEEQVKAGKEKAAGLFKAIESYLLAHPDAYN from the exons ATGGGTGTTATCACTTATGAAACTGAGACCACCTCAATCATTGCACCCGCTAAACTATTCGAGGCTTTTGTCCTTGATGGTGACAACCTCATCCCAAAGGTTGCACCTCATGCCATTGAGAGCGCTGAAATCATTGAAGGAAATGGAGGTCCCGGAACCATAAAGAAGATCACCTTTGGTGAAG GTAGCCAATTCAAGTATGTGAAGCACAGAATTGATGAGATTGACCACGTAAACTTCACATACTGCTACAGCGTGATTGAGGGTGATGCTTTGAGTGAAGTACTCGAGAAAATCTCATATGAGATCAAAATTGTGTCAAGCCCTGATGGAGGATCCATCTTGAAGAGCACCAGCAAGTACCACACAAAGGGTGAGCATGAGATCAAGGAAGAGCAAGTTAAGGCTGGCAAAGAAAAGGCTGCAGGACTTTTTAAGGCTATTGAGAGCTACCTCTTAGCACATCCTGATGCCTACAACTAA
- the LOC142624536 gene encoding major allergen Pru ar 1-like, with product MGVFTYETETTSAIPPAKLFKAFVLDADNLIPKVAPHAIKSAEIIEGNGGPGTIKKITFGEGSQFKYVKHRIDEVDHANFTYGYSVIEGDALSEVLEKISYEIKIVASPDGGSVLKSTSKYHTKGEPEIKEEQVKAGKEKAAGLFKAIEAYLLAHPDAYN from the exons atGGGTGTTTTCACATACGAGACTGAGACCACCTCTGCTATCCCACCAGCTAAGCTATTCAAGGCTTTTGTCCTTGATGCTGACAATCTCATCCCAAAGGTTGCACCTCATGCCATTAAGAGTGCTGAAATCATTGAAGGAAATGGAGGCCCTGGAACCATCAAGAAGATCACCTTTGGCGAAG GCAGTCAATTCAAGTATGTGAAGCATAGAATTGATGAGGTTGACCACGCAAACTTCACATATGGTTACAGTGTTATTGAGGGTGATGCTTTGAGTGAAGTACTCGAGAAAATATCATACGAGATCAAGATTGTGGCAAGCCCTGATGGAGGATCTGTCTTGAAGAGCACCAGTAAGTACCACACAAAGGGAGAGCCCGAGATCAAGGAAGAGCAAGTTAAGGCTGGAAAAGAAAAGGCTGCAGGACTTTTCAAGGCTATTGAGGCCTACCTCTTGGCACACCCTGATGCCTACAACTaa
- the LOC142625796 gene encoding uncharacterized protein LOC142625796 produces the protein MKFLDWYLKIALVSAGIGASMEFFMIKTGFYDKVTVLESEKRAWENSPEAQAIREALDPWRNNDAQARKNS, from the exons ATGAAGTTTCTGGATTGGTACTTAAAGATTGCGTTAGTGTCAGCTGGTATTGGAGCTTCAATGGAGTTTTTTATGATCAAAACCGGCTTCT ATGACAAAGTGACTGTTCTAGAGTCAGAGAAGAGGGCTTGGGAGAATTCCCCAGAAGCTCAGGCAATCAGAGAAGCACTCGATCCTTGGAGAAATAATGATGCTCAAGCACGAAAAAATTCGTAG
- the LOC142624892 gene encoding uncharacterized protein LOC142624892: protein MASSEEEPSNDEILMEIQKYPSIEEVPSNGQTEVTNRTLLRIIKARLDEAKGAWPEELPNVLWAYRTTARTPTGETPFRLTYGTEAVIPVEVGMASTRREVFREENNDDQLRINLDCLDEVRDKASNMMMKYQHKMTEYYNKRVRLRRLEIGDLVLRKVTTATGNSAPLGKDHTESCTTPDKVAITWRP from the exons ATGGCCTCGTCCGAAGAAGAACCGTCGAACGATGAGATtctcatggagattcagaaGTACCCTAGCATCGAGGAAGTCCCG TCTAACGGACAGACGGAAGTAACTAATCGAACGCTGCTCAGGATCATCAAAGCACGACTAGACGAAGCTAAGGGCGCGTGGCCAGAAGAATTGCCCAAcgtcttgtgggcctacaggacAACAGCAAGAACCCCCACGGGAGAGAcgcctttcaggctcacttatggcactgaaGCAGTAATCCCCGTCGAGGTGGGTATGGCTAGCACCAGGCGAGAAGTATTCCGCGAGGAGAACAACGACGACCAGCTTCGAATCAATCTGGATTGCTTAGATGAGGTAAGGGACAAAGCCTCGAACATGATGATGAAGTATCAGCATAAGATGACTGAATACTACAACAAAAGGGTCAGGCTTAGAAGACTAGAAATTGGTGACCTCGTCTTACGTAAGGTGACGACTGCAACTGGAAACTCGGCCCCacttgggaaggaccatacagaGTCGTGCACTACTCCCGACAAGGTAGCTATCACTTGGAGACCCTAG